The Xanthomonas indica genome has a segment encoding these proteins:
- a CDS encoding response regulator transcription factor: MRILLVEDEAPLRETLAARLKREGFAVDAAQDGEEGLYMGREVPFDVGIIDLGLPKMSGMELIKALRDEGKKFPVLILTARSSWQDKVEGLKQGADDYLVKPFHVEELLARVNALLRRAAGWSKPTLECGPVALDLAAQTVSVSGSNVDLTSYEYKVLEYLMMHAGELVSKADLTEHIYQQDFDRDSNVLEVFIGRLRKKLDPDGELKPIETVRGRGYRFAIPRTEG; the protein is encoded by the coding sequence ATGCGTATCCTTCTGGTCGAAGACGAAGCTCCGCTGCGAGAGACCCTGGCCGCTCGCCTGAAGCGCGAAGGCTTTGCGGTGGATGCGGCGCAGGACGGCGAGGAAGGCCTGTACATGGGCCGCGAAGTGCCCTTCGACGTGGGCATCATCGATCTCGGCCTGCCGAAGATGTCGGGCATGGAGCTGATCAAGGCGCTGCGCGACGAAGGCAAGAAGTTTCCGGTGCTGATCCTGACCGCGCGTTCCAGCTGGCAGGACAAGGTCGAAGGCCTCAAGCAGGGCGCCGACGACTACCTGGTCAAGCCGTTCCACGTCGAAGAGCTGCTGGCGCGCGTCAACGCGCTGCTGCGCCGCGCCGCCGGCTGGAGCAAGCCGACCCTGGAATGCGGTCCGGTCGCGCTGGACCTGGCGGCGCAGACCGTCAGCGTCAGTGGCAGCAACGTGGACCTGACCAGCTACGAGTACAAGGTGCTCGAGTACCTGATGATGCACGCCGGCGAACTGGTCTCCAAGGCCGACCTGACCGAGCACATCTACCAGCAGGATTTCGACCGCGACTCCAACGTGCTCGAAGTCTTCATCGGCCGCCTGCGCAAGAAGCTGGACCCGGACGGCGAGTTGAAGCCGATCGAGACCGTGCGCGGCCGCGGCTACCGGTTCGCGATTCCGCGCACCGAAGGCTGA
- a CDS encoding sensor histidine kinase, whose amino-acid sequence MQARQLLAASLSLLAFLAAAGYALDQAFADTALSNLRERLKSYATAYANNIDVARDGSLYINNDKPPPDPHFDRPGSGLYAQIVMPNERWISMSSEGPLPPRGGMLEPRQETFDGPWPMTQIDGSEGEVYRYGIGLAYVRRDKETPVTIYIMEDTRALGAQLRVFRGRVWFNLGGAGLILLVLQAFILQWSLRPLRRVINELTKVQRGEAVRMGDRHPRELEPLTDSINAFIESERENLDRQRNTLADLAHSLKTPLAVLRTQLDSGAQGPELREELDVQLRRMNNLVSYQLARAASSGHKLFAAPLPIEPNAEEIVRGLEKVYAAKGVLCEFDIEPSARFHGEPGDLQELLGNLLENAFKWARRRVLLSVRPEPAAGSRRAGLIIAVEDDGPGIAPEEVAHILQRGVRGDERVHGHGIGLAIVQDLVKGYRGELQVSRSEELGGARFLVTLPPGL is encoded by the coding sequence TTGCAGGCGCGCCAGCTGCTCGCCGCCAGCCTCAGTCTGCTGGCGTTCCTGGCCGCCGCAGGTTATGCACTGGACCAGGCCTTCGCCGACACCGCGTTGAGCAACCTGCGCGAGCGCCTGAAGAGCTACGCCACGGCCTACGCCAACAACATCGACGTCGCCCGCGATGGTTCGCTGTACATCAACAACGACAAGCCGCCGCCGGACCCGCATTTCGACCGGCCCGGCAGTGGCCTGTACGCGCAGATCGTGATGCCCAACGAGCGCTGGATCTCGATGTCCAGCGAAGGCCCGCTGCCGCCGCGCGGCGGCATGCTCGAACCGCGCCAGGAAACCTTCGACGGGCCCTGGCCGATGACCCAGATCGACGGCAGCGAAGGCGAGGTCTACCGCTATGGCATCGGCCTGGCCTACGTGCGCCGCGACAAGGAAACCCCGGTCACCATCTACATCATGGAGGACACCCGCGCGCTGGGCGCGCAGCTGCGTGTGTTCCGCGGCCGGGTGTGGTTCAACCTCGGCGGAGCCGGCCTGATCCTGCTGGTGCTGCAGGCCTTCATCCTGCAATGGAGCCTGCGCCCGCTGCGGCGGGTGATCAACGAACTGACCAAGGTGCAGCGCGGCGAAGCGGTGCGCATGGGCGATCGCCATCCGCGCGAGCTGGAACCGCTGACCGACAGCATCAACGCCTTCATCGAGAGCGAGCGCGAGAACCTGGACCGCCAGCGCAACACCCTGGCCGACCTGGCGCACAGCCTGAAGACGCCGCTGGCGGTGCTGCGCACCCAGCTCGACAGCGGCGCGCAGGGGCCGGAGCTGCGTGAAGAGCTGGACGTGCAGCTGCGGCGCATGAACAACCTGGTGTCCTACCAGTTGGCCCGCGCCGCCTCCAGCGGCCACAAGCTGTTCGCCGCGCCGCTGCCGATCGAGCCCAACGCCGAGGAGATCGTGCGCGGCCTGGAGAAGGTCTACGCGGCCAAGGGCGTGCTGTGCGAGTTCGACATCGAGCCGAGCGCGCGCTTCCACGGCGAACCCGGCGACCTGCAGGAACTGCTCGGCAACCTGCTGGAGAACGCGTTCAAGTGGGCGCGCCGGCGGGTGCTGCTGAGCGTGCGCCCGGAACCGGCCGCCGGCAGCCGCCGCGCCGGCCTGATCATCGCGGTGGAGGACGACGGCCCCGGCATCGCGCCGGAGGAAGTGGCGCACATCCTGCAGCGCGGCGTGCGCGGCGACGAGCGCGTGCACGGCCACGGCATTGGCCTGGCGATCGTGCAGGACCTGGTCAAGGGCTACCGCGGCGAACTGCAAGTCAGCCGCTCCGAGGAACTGGGCGGGGCGCGCTTCCTGGTCACCTTGCCGCCGGGGTTGTAG
- a CDS encoding DUF1800 domain-containing protein → MSASRHRPAATRLRVRGRRVLRNTQRLLLSLLLVLFTVAAIAATDKVIKRDDARWLQSMTIGLDSASVAQFERAGRKRFLREQLQADDAGDASLPAPVRAQLDGYAALHTPVQELLKQQAAAQQAIKAMPDGDAKVAAKKAAQQRGDLLLNQARQAQLLRAIYAPDQLREQMVWFWLNHFSVFADKGRLRWTVADYADNAIRPHALGKFSDLVMATLQSPAMLEYLDNAQNAKGKVNENYARELMELHTLGVDAGYTQKDVQQLALILTGVGIAPVDRDGPPKLPPALQGQYLRRGAFEFNPARHQPGDKTLLGQRIAGGGFDEVERAVQLIVRQPACAHFISRQLADYFVADDPPPALVEKMARTFQRSDGDIAAVLQVMFTAPEMAAGAPRKFKDPYRFLVSALRLAYDGQTIVNPQPLLGWLNQMGEPSFGRITPDGWSLQSSAWNSSGQMAQRFEIARAIGNGNTQLFTVDGQQRGGFPQLSTPLYYHAIEPQLSDATRQALAQARSQQEWNGYLLASPDFNYR, encoded by the coding sequence ATGTCCGCATCCCGGCATCGTCCTGCAGCAACGCGTCTGCGCGTGCGCGGCCGGCGTGTGTTGCGCAACACCCAGCGGCTGCTGTTGTCGCTGCTGCTGGTGCTGTTCACCGTTGCCGCCATCGCCGCCACCGACAAGGTGATCAAGCGCGACGACGCGCGCTGGCTGCAGTCGATGACCATCGGCCTGGACAGCGCCAGCGTGGCGCAGTTCGAGCGCGCCGGCCGCAAGCGCTTCCTGCGCGAGCAACTGCAGGCCGACGACGCGGGCGACGCCAGCCTGCCGGCGCCGGTACGCGCGCAACTGGACGGATACGCGGCGCTGCACACGCCGGTGCAGGAACTGCTCAAACAGCAGGCCGCCGCGCAACAGGCGATCAAGGCCATGCCGGACGGCGACGCCAAGGTCGCGGCGAAGAAGGCCGCGCAACAGCGCGGCGACCTGTTGTTGAATCAGGCACGCCAGGCGCAGTTGCTGCGCGCCATCTACGCGCCGGACCAGCTGCGCGAGCAGATGGTGTGGTTCTGGCTCAACCACTTCAGTGTGTTCGCCGACAAGGGTCGCCTGCGCTGGACCGTGGCCGACTACGCCGACAACGCGATCCGCCCGCACGCGCTGGGCAAGTTCTCCGACCTGGTGATGGCGACGCTGCAGAGCCCGGCGATGCTGGAGTACCTGGACAACGCGCAGAACGCCAAGGGCAAGGTCAACGAGAACTACGCGCGCGAGTTGATGGAGCTGCACACCCTTGGCGTCGATGCCGGCTACACGCAGAAGGACGTGCAGCAACTGGCGCTGATCCTCACCGGCGTCGGCATCGCCCCGGTCGACCGCGACGGGCCGCCGAAGCTGCCGCCGGCGCTGCAGGGGCAGTATCTGCGCCGCGGCGCGTTCGAGTTCAATCCCGCCCGGCACCAGCCCGGCGACAAGACCCTGCTCGGCCAGCGCATCGCCGGCGGCGGTTTCGACGAGGTCGAGCGCGCGGTGCAACTGATCGTGCGCCAGCCGGCGTGCGCGCATTTCATCTCGCGGCAGCTGGCCGACTACTTTGTCGCCGACGACCCGCCGCCGGCGCTGGTGGAGAAGATGGCGCGCACCTTCCAGCGCAGCGATGGCGACATCGCCGCGGTGCTGCAGGTGATGTTCACCGCGCCGGAGATGGCCGCCGGTGCGCCGCGCAAGTTCAAGGATCCGTACCGGTTCCTGGTCTCGGCGCTGCGCCTGGCCTACGACGGGCAGACCATCGTCAATCCGCAACCGCTGCTGGGCTGGTTGAACCAGATGGGCGAGCCGAGCTTCGGACGCATCACCCCCGATGGCTGGTCGCTGCAATCCAGCGCCTGGAACAGTTCCGGGCAGATGGCGCAGCGCTTCGAGATCGCGCGCGCGATCGGCAACGGCAACACCCAGCTGTTCACCGTCGATGGGCAGCAGCGCGGTGGTTTTCCGCAACTGAGCACCCCGCTGTACTACCACGCGATCGAGCCGCAACTGAGCGATGCCACGCGCCAGGCGCTGGCGCAGGCGCGCTCGCAGCAGGAGTGGAACGGTTACCTGCTGGCGTCCCCCGACTTCAACTACCGCTGA
- a CDS encoding DUF1501 domain-containing protein: MHRRRFLLASAAAAASLPFAGRLFAAPAPSPRLLVVFLRGGYDCNNLLVPYASDFYYASRPSLAIAKPDPANPNSAIALDTQWGLNPRLRDTLLPLWNDKQLAFVPFAGTDDLSRSHFETQDSIEAGQPAGQRSDYRTGFLARLSQVATGTPSIAFTDSLPLSFQGGGDIPNLSLKRNPTPAFDQRQADILAGMYHGTQLASAAHDGLALRQQVSQALRDEMQQANRGAASARTFADETRRIATLMRERYRLGFVDVGGWDTHVNQGSTDGALANNLANLSEGLSAYAEALGPEWRNTVVVVLSEFGRTFRENGDKGTDHGHGTTYWVLGGGVNGGRIAGEQVAVSKDKLFQDRDYPVLTNYRDMFAGLLGRMWGLSPTQLQKVFPQAHARDLKLV; this comes from the coding sequence ATGCACCGTCGTCGCTTCCTGCTCGCGTCCGCCGCCGCCGCGGCGAGCCTGCCGTTCGCCGGGCGCCTGTTCGCCGCGCCTGCGCCGTCGCCGCGCCTGTTGGTGGTGTTCCTGCGCGGCGGCTACGACTGCAACAACCTGCTGGTGCCCTACGCCAGCGATTTCTACTACGCCTCGCGGCCGAGCCTGGCGATCGCCAAGCCGGATCCGGCCAATCCCAACAGCGCCATTGCGCTGGATACGCAGTGGGGCCTGAACCCGCGGCTGCGCGACACGCTGCTGCCGTTGTGGAACGACAAGCAACTGGCGTTCGTGCCGTTCGCCGGCACCGACGACCTGTCGCGCAGCCACTTCGAGACCCAGGACAGCATCGAGGCCGGGCAGCCGGCCGGGCAGCGCAGCGACTATCGCACCGGCTTCCTGGCGCGGCTGTCGCAAGTCGCCACCGGCACGCCGTCGATCGCCTTCACCGATTCGCTGCCGCTGAGTTTCCAGGGCGGCGGCGACATTCCCAATCTCTCGCTCAAGCGCAATCCGACCCCGGCCTTCGACCAACGCCAGGCCGATATCCTCGCCGGCATGTACCACGGCACGCAGTTGGCCAGCGCCGCGCACGACGGCCTGGCGCTGCGCCAGCAGGTCTCGCAGGCCCTGCGCGACGAGATGCAGCAGGCCAACCGCGGCGCCGCCAGCGCGCGCACCTTCGCCGACGAGACCCGCCGCATCGCCACGCTGATGCGCGAGCGCTACCGGCTCGGCTTCGTGGATGTCGGCGGCTGGGACACGCACGTCAACCAGGGCAGCACCGATGGCGCCCTGGCCAACAACCTGGCCAATCTGTCCGAGGGGCTGTCGGCCTATGCCGAGGCGTTGGGGCCGGAGTGGCGCAACACCGTGGTGGTGGTGCTGTCCGAGTTCGGCCGCACCTTCCGCGAGAACGGCGACAAGGGCACCGACCACGGCCACGGCACCACGTACTGGGTGCTGGGCGGCGGGGTCAATGGCGGCCGCATCGCCGGCGAGCAGGTGGCGGTGAGCAAGGACAAGCTGTTCCAGGACCGCGACTACCCGGTGCTGACCAACTACCGCGACATGTTCGCCGGCCTGCTCGGCCGCATGTGGGGCCTGTCGCCGACGCAGCTGCAGAAGGTGTTCCCGCAGGCGCATGCGCGGGATCTGAAGTTGGTGTGA
- a CDS encoding M90 family metallopeptidase codes for MAQLPAGDVPLIPRWLRGLWSTPAAIDDATWQAVRRDCAWVAALDAPREQRLRALASAFLHRKTISPLGGLQLDARQCGLLAALCCLPLLEYGVGGMSGWSQLLVYPDAFRVQRSHVDAAGVLHEWEDELIGESWDSGPLVLSWADVQADLDDPRAGYCVAVHEMAHKLDALDGVLDGTPLLPRAWQRQWADDFQRSYDAFCARVDRGRASEIDAYAAEAPEEFFAVVSEYHFSAPERLQREMPEVAAHLVRFYGRSPFAD; via the coding sequence GTGGCACAGCTTCCTGCCGGGGATGTTCCGCTGATTCCACGCTGGCTGCGCGGACTGTGGTCGACGCCCGCCGCCATCGATGACGCCACCTGGCAGGCCGTGCGCCGCGACTGCGCCTGGGTCGCGGCCCTGGATGCGCCGCGCGAACAGCGGCTGCGCGCGCTGGCCAGCGCGTTCCTGCACCGCAAGACCATCTCGCCGCTGGGCGGCCTGCAGCTGGATGCCCGGCAGTGCGGTCTGCTTGCCGCCCTGTGCTGCCTGCCGCTGCTGGAGTACGGTGTCGGCGGTATGAGCGGCTGGTCGCAGCTGCTGGTCTACCCGGACGCGTTTCGCGTGCAGCGCAGCCATGTCGACGCGGCCGGCGTTCTGCACGAGTGGGAAGACGAGTTGATCGGCGAATCCTGGGACAGCGGCCCGTTGGTCCTGTCCTGGGCCGACGTGCAGGCCGACCTGGACGATCCGCGTGCCGGCTACTGCGTGGCCGTGCACGAGATGGCGCACAAGCTCGACGCCCTCGACGGCGTCCTGGACGGCACGCCGCTGCTGCCGCGCGCCTGGCAGCGGCAATGGGCCGACGATTTCCAGCGCAGCTACGACGCCTTCTGCGCACGCGTGGACCGCGGCCGCGCCAGCGAGATCGATGCCTACGCCGCCGAAGCGCCGGAAGAGTTCTTCGCCGTGGTCAGCGAATACCACTTCTCCGCGCCGGAGCGCCTGCAGCGCGAGATGCCCGAGGTGGCCGCGCATCTGGTGCGGTTCTATGGGCGCTCCCCGTTTGCGGACTAA
- the birA gene encoding bifunctional biotin--[acetyl-CoA-carboxylase] ligase/biotin operon repressor BirA: protein MEPALDERELLARLSQGPVSGDALARACGLTRAAVWKRIQALRAAGVEIEGRAGEGYGLARPLELLDPAAIRAGLSGPARTELAGLEVAWSLVSSNTTLLQRPAPAQGSDVLLAERQTGGRGRRGRVWASPLAAHLYLSVARSFQGGLGRLGGLSLAAGVAVAEALHTAGFATVGLKWPNDLLADGRKLGGLLVEGGGEFAGPARAVIGLGLNVAMPSASAAEIDQPWTDLTRLAGGAVSRNAIAAAVLSHLLPALALFDTEGLAPFLPRYAALDLLAGRAVRIDDGGQVREGTALGLAEDGALRVAFADGEQPVHAGDVSVRAA, encoded by the coding sequence ATGGAACCGGCGTTGGACGAGCGCGAACTGTTGGCTAGGCTCAGCCAGGGCCCCGTGTCCGGCGATGCCCTGGCGCGTGCCTGCGGGCTGACCCGGGCGGCGGTATGGAAGCGCATTCAGGCACTGCGCGCGGCTGGGGTGGAGATCGAGGGCCGGGCCGGCGAGGGCTATGGCCTGGCGCGGCCACTGGAACTGCTCGACCCCGCGGCGATCCGGGCCGGGCTGAGCGGGCCGGCCCGCACCGAGCTGGCCGGGCTGGAGGTCGCCTGGAGCCTGGTCTCCAGCAACACCACCCTGCTGCAGCGGCCGGCGCCGGCGCAGGGCAGCGACGTGCTGCTGGCCGAGCGCCAGACCGGCGGGCGCGGCCGCCGCGGCCGGGTCTGGGCCTCGCCGCTGGCGGCGCACCTGTACCTGTCGGTGGCGCGCAGTTTCCAGGGCGGGCTGGGCCGGCTGGGTGGCCTGAGCCTGGCGGCCGGCGTGGCGGTGGCCGAAGCCCTGCATACGGCCGGCTTCGCGACGGTCGGGCTGAAGTGGCCGAACGACCTGCTGGCCGACGGGCGCAAGCTGGGTGGCCTGCTGGTGGAAGGCGGTGGCGAGTTCGCCGGGCCGGCGCGGGCGGTGATCGGCCTGGGCCTGAACGTGGCGATGCCATCGGCCAGCGCCGCGGAGATCGACCAGCCGTGGACCGACTTGACCCGCCTGGCCGGTGGCGCAGTGTCGCGCAACGCGATCGCCGCGGCGGTGCTGTCGCACCTGCTGCCGGCGTTGGCGTTGTTCGACACCGAAGGGCTGGCGCCGTTCCTGCCGCGCTACGCCGCGCTGGATCTGCTGGCCGGACGCGCGGTGCGCATCGACGATGGCGGCCAGGTACGCGAAGGCACGGCGTTGGGGCTGGCCGAGGACGGCGCGCTGCGGGTGGCCTTCGCCGACGGCGAGCAGCCCGTGCATGCGGGCGACGTCAGCGTGAGGGCGGCATGA
- a CDS encoding type III pantothenate kinase — MSDWLFDLGNSRFKFAALAYGQVGTVQAWPHGAEAMDAAAVAALPQGGTAYVASVAAPALTATVLEALRTRFAQVQVARTEAVCAGVRIAYARPQAFGVDRFLALLAAHGGGDVLVVGVGTALTVDLLDRDGLHRGGRIAPSPTVMRQALQQKAAQLPAEGGDYHEFATDTADALASGCDGAAVALIERSLQQGEALLGRRPRLLLHGGGVPPLLHALPPAEQRPALVLDGLALWAQAHAAAGAA, encoded by the coding sequence ATGAGCGACTGGCTGTTCGACCTGGGCAACTCGCGCTTCAAGTTCGCCGCGCTGGCGTACGGGCAGGTGGGCACGGTGCAGGCCTGGCCGCATGGTGCCGAAGCCATGGACGCGGCGGCGGTGGCGGCGCTGCCGCAGGGCGGCACCGCCTATGTCGCCAGCGTCGCCGCGCCGGCCCTGACCGCCACCGTGTTGGAGGCGCTGCGCACCCGCTTCGCGCAGGTGCAGGTGGCGCGTACCGAGGCCGTCTGCGCCGGGGTGCGGATCGCCTATGCGCGACCGCAGGCGTTCGGCGTGGACCGGTTCCTGGCCCTGCTCGCCGCGCATGGCGGCGGCGACGTGCTGGTGGTGGGCGTGGGAACGGCGCTGACCGTGGACCTGCTCGACCGCGACGGCCTGCATCGCGGCGGCCGCATCGCGCCGTCGCCGACCGTCATGCGCCAGGCCCTGCAGCAGAAAGCGGCGCAGCTGCCGGCCGAGGGCGGCGATTACCACGAGTTCGCCACCGACACCGCCGATGCGCTGGCTTCCGGCTGCGACGGCGCCGCGGTGGCGCTGATCGAACGCAGCCTGCAGCAGGGCGAGGCCCTGCTGGGGCGACGACCACGGCTGCTGTTGCATGGGGGTGGCGTGCCGCCGCTGTTGCACGCGCTGCCGCCCGCCGAGCAGCGCCCCGCGCTGGTCCTGGATGGATTGGCGCTGTGGGCGCAGGCACATGCCGCGGCCGGTGCCGCCTGA
- a CDS encoding SPOR domain-containing protein encodes MLVRALLVVLTILNLGVAVWWAMQPPTPPSAPMPAVPAGVATLQLVHEAPSPAATPPPPAAAPAAAQDSVAAADAADSTPAPASAPAAATTAAPATTSTPPATAPAPAPSQAQAEPAAAPAADAAVCLSVGPYADRDAAQAAVATLAPGATRPRLREAADGDATSFRVLLPTIGGEDGLRQATERIVAAGIRDYYPLRQGDAGNAIALGQYRSREGAERRRQELARAGFNADLIPSGGNGQSRWWLDLRADSAAQAAVLRHQLGAARLRTVDCATLR; translated from the coding sequence ATGCTCGTTCGCGCCCTGCTCGTCGTCCTGACCATCCTCAACCTCGGCGTCGCGGTGTGGTGGGCGATGCAGCCGCCGACCCCGCCGTCGGCGCCGATGCCGGCCGTGCCGGCCGGGGTGGCGACGTTGCAACTGGTCCACGAGGCGCCGTCGCCGGCCGCCACGCCGCCGCCGCCGGCGGCCGCACCTGCCGCTGCGCAGGACAGCGTCGCCGCCGCCGATGCGGCCGACTCCACTCCTGCACCGGCCAGCGCACCGGCGGCGGCCACGACCGCCGCGCCGGCAACCACGTCCACGCCGCCTGCCACCGCCCCTGCGCCCGCTCCCAGCCAGGCCCAGGCCGAGCCTGCGGCAGCGCCCGCCGCCGACGCAGCGGTGTGCCTGAGCGTAGGGCCGTACGCGGACCGCGACGCGGCGCAGGCGGCCGTCGCCACGCTGGCTCCGGGGGCGACGCGTCCGCGCCTGCGCGAGGCCGCCGACGGCGACGCCACCAGCTTCCGCGTGCTGCTGCCGACCATTGGCGGCGAGGACGGCCTCAGGCAGGCCACCGAGCGCATCGTCGCCGCCGGCATCCGCGACTATTACCCACTGCGCCAGGGCGATGCCGGCAATGCCATCGCCCTGGGCCAGTACCGCAGCCGCGAGGGCGCCGAGCGGCGCCGCCAGGAACTGGCCCGTGCCGGCTTCAACGCCGACCTAATCCCCAGCGGCGGCAACGGCCAGTCGCGCTGGTGGCTGGACTTGCGCGCCGACTCCGCCGCGCAGGCCGCGGTCCTGCGCCACCAGCTTGGCGCCGCGCGCCTGCGCACCGTGGACTGCGCCACGCTGCGCTAG
- a CDS encoding HipA family kinase: MTGLPKPPVEIEEILGRSEQGRTRPFLCRCDDDALYYVKGTFANRRSLICEWVAGRLATGFGLNVPSFEIAYAPKELVELHPEGRDLGFGPVFASQVAPNLNEILFTQLGRVPLKVRQDVVAFDWWINNPDRTLTAMGGNPNLLWNASSEQLVVIDHNLAFDPAFDAGAFRETHIFQNEFNALRADLVLMAQYATRMQKTLELWDHTWELIPEEWLFHDDEQTVPIDFDPVACRQFLSRCSTEELWRLP; this comes from the coding sequence GTGACAGGTCTACCCAAGCCGCCCGTCGAGATAGAAGAAATTCTCGGGCGTTCAGAGCAGGGACGCACGCGACCTTTCCTTTGTCGTTGTGATGACGACGCGCTCTACTACGTTAAGGGCACGTTCGCCAATCGCCGCAGCTTGATTTGCGAATGGGTTGCTGGGAGATTGGCAACCGGATTTGGCCTCAACGTGCCTAGCTTTGAGATCGCGTACGCGCCTAAAGAGCTTGTAGAGTTGCACCCAGAGGGACGTGATCTCGGCTTCGGTCCCGTGTTCGCCTCTCAAGTTGCCCCGAATCTGAATGAAATACTTTTCACGCAACTCGGGCGCGTGCCGCTGAAAGTTCGGCAGGATGTGGTCGCATTCGATTGGTGGATCAACAATCCTGATCGCACCCTCACCGCCATGGGAGGCAACCCCAACCTGCTTTGGAATGCTAGTAGTGAGCAACTAGTGGTGATCGACCACAATCTGGCCTTCGACCCGGCCTTCGATGCCGGCGCATTCCGTGAGACTCACATCTTTCAGAATGAGTTCAATGCTTTGCGCGCTGATCTCGTGCTCATGGCACAATACGCAACTCGTATGCAGAAGACGTTAGAGTTGTGGGACCACACTTGGGAGTTGATTCCGGAAGAGTGGCTGTTCCACGATGACGAGCAGACTGTACCAATCGATTTCGACCCCGTCGCCTGCAGACAATTTTTGTCACGGTGTAGCACTGAGGAACTGTGGAGGCTCCCATGA
- a CDS encoding DUF3037 domain-containing protein, whose product MTMRVPCQYAIIQFMPYPETGEFANVGVVLACPQLRFLDTRIAPIKRTKRITDFFEGLEARVYREALRYIEGDLMRLGSAVNSGEVPARLAFDEITRPREALIRFGATRTIMASDHPHKTLQLLYDRFVERDFATKEYHETTMRQRLDELLVTADLRAYFTDTFVGDEDYPVKFPFVSTGPTASQIVIKPLNLTQEEPYKIFEHGNLWISRINRLRKHRRLPKTVLFAIDKASDGKKRLKAAEEVAADLREAGAIVEPLVHTDAILKVAEMAKPND is encoded by the coding sequence ATGACTATGCGAGTCCCTTGCCAATACGCCATCATCCAATTCATGCCGTACCCAGAGACGGGTGAGTTCGCGAATGTTGGAGTTGTCCTCGCGTGTCCTCAGTTACGTTTTCTGGACACTCGTATTGCACCGATCAAACGCACAAAGCGTATTACTGACTTCTTCGAAGGGCTTGAAGCCAGGGTTTATCGGGAGGCCCTGCGGTACATCGAGGGCGACTTGATGAGGCTCGGTAGCGCTGTGAACTCTGGCGAAGTTCCAGCGCGGTTGGCTTTCGATGAAATTACTCGCCCTCGGGAGGCACTAATCCGGTTCGGAGCTACCCGTACGATCATGGCCTCTGACCATCCGCACAAGACGTTGCAGCTACTCTATGACCGATTTGTGGAGCGTGACTTCGCGACTAAGGAATATCACGAAACGACGATGCGCCAGCGTTTGGACGAGTTGCTTGTGACCGCTGACCTGCGTGCTTATTTCACTGATACATTCGTAGGCGACGAGGACTATCCAGTCAAATTTCCATTCGTTTCGACTGGCCCCACTGCTTCGCAGATTGTGATAAAGCCGCTCAATCTAACGCAAGAAGAGCCATATAAGATATTTGAGCATGGAAATTTGTGGATATCTAGGATAAATCGTCTTAGGAAACACAGAAGGCTTCCAAAAACAGTGCTTTTTGCCATTGATAAAGCTAGCGACGGAAAGAAAAGGCTCAAGGCTGCAGAGGAGGTCGCGGCTGATTTGCGCGAGGCCGGTGCTATTGTCGAACCATTGGTCCATACGGACGCTATTCTAAAAGTCGCTGAGATGGCAAAGCCCAACGACTGA